In Bryobacteraceae bacterium, the following proteins share a genomic window:
- a CDS encoding lactonase family protein, with protein MQSDPAHPPHTPHARRRWPPPPPPPPPPPPPPPAHPPPPPPPPPPPPPPFTVDPATGALRPRSVTEVPSPGSLSLHPNNRTLYAANSISNFNGARDGSVTALSINPATGELTVRNAISSGGAGPAHISVHPKGRLLFAANYGAGSIGVLSINEDGALGKLNQSVKIEGPLGKQPAKDAPPGSFAISGHDAPHTHMALTDPSGRFLLVTDLGTDRTYIYAIDEAAGAIAPHTQPFIQASEGAGPRHFVFHPKGKTLFILNEEASTLDVVDWNPAGQSKIRQTLSTLPAGFEGTNFPSAITISPNGRFVYCANRLYDTIAIFAFDAAKGVAKLRDLVWTHGSYPRNHLADPSGKFFYVLHTRSDNITIFRLDPRNGGLSFTGQFVGAGNPSEIRFLRLSGA; from the coding sequence TTGCAGAGTGACCCCGCTCACCCGCCGCACACTCCTCACGCTCGCCGCCGCTGGCCGCCCCCCCCCCCCCCCCCCCCCCCCCCCCCCCCCCCCCCCCCCGCCCACCCCCCCCCCCCCCCCCCCCCGCCCCCCCCCCCCCCCCCCCCCTTCACCGTCGACCCCGCCACTGGCGCGCTCCGCCCCCGCAGCGTCACCGAAGTCCCCAGCCCCGGTTCCCTCTCCCTCCACCCCAACAACCGGACCCTCTACGCCGCCAACTCCATCTCCAACTTCAACGGCGCTCGCGACGGTTCCGTCACGGCTCTCTCCATCAACCCCGCCACCGGCGAACTCACCGTCCGTAACGCCATCTCCTCCGGCGGCGCCGGCCCCGCCCACATCAGCGTCCATCCCAAAGGCCGGCTCCTGTTCGCCGCCAACTACGGCGCCGGCTCCATCGGCGTCCTCTCCATCAACGAAGACGGCGCCCTCGGAAAACTCAACCAGTCCGTGAAGATCGAAGGTCCGCTCGGCAAACAGCCCGCCAAGGACGCCCCTCCCGGCAGCTTCGCCATCTCCGGTCACGACGCGCCCCACACCCACATGGCCCTCACGGACCCCTCCGGCCGCTTCCTCCTCGTCACCGACCTCGGCACCGATCGCACCTACATCTACGCCATCGATGAAGCCGCCGGCGCCATCGCCCCCCACACCCAGCCCTTCATCCAGGCCTCCGAAGGCGCAGGTCCCCGCCACTTCGTCTTCCATCCCAAGGGAAAGACCCTCTTCATCCTCAACGAAGAAGCCTCCACCCTGGACGTCGTCGATTGGAACCCCGCCGGCCAGTCCAAGATCCGCCAGACCCTTTCCACCCTCCCCGCCGGCTTCGAAGGCACGAACTTCCCCTCGGCCATCACCATCTCCCCCAACGGCCGATTCGTCTACTGCGCCAACCGCCTCTACGACACCATCGCCATCTTCGCCTTCGACGCCGCCAAAGGAGTCGCCAAACTGCGCGACTTAGTCTGGACCCACGGCAGTTACCCACGCAACCACCTCGCCGACCCAAGCGGTAAGTTCTTCTACGTGCTCCACACCCGCAGCGACAACATCACCATCTTCCGCCTCGATCCCCGAAACGGAGGCCTCTCCTTCACCGGCCAGTTCGTCGGCGCCGGCAACCCGTCCGAGATCCGCTTCCTCCGCCTGTCCGGCGCATAA
- a CDS encoding lactonase family protein — MDRSQSHSNPKPGLPRRSFLRTAAVAAASTRLAAQSGTIMAYVGAYTDRGKGIHIFTLDQNDGALRPFKILTGLPSPSSLYIHPNRRYLYAGNEISNFMGNRDGSVTAVAIDPATGDLKILNAISSGGRGPAHVSVDPTGKYVFTANYGAGTVGVLSINDDGSLGKVTDTKTISGPLGTQPATDAPPGSFAISGHDAPHVHMALMDPLGRFLLASDLGTDRVYIFRLDPATGTLTPNTPEFVQATNGAGPRHFAFHPNGRFLFVLNEEASTMNVMKWDPGSGEATIQQTISTLPSGYEGTNYSSEIVATPDGRFVYCGNRLHDTVAIFSVDPSNGSAKLVDLVWTRGSYPRNFAIDPTGNYMYVLHSRSDNITTFRVNRNTGGLSFTGKFTGVGNPSEIRFLRL, encoded by the coding sequence ATGGATCGCTCGCAGAGTCATTCCAATCCCAAGCCCGGCCTTCCGCGCCGAAGCTTCCTCCGGACAGCGGCCGTCGCCGCCGCCTCAACCCGCCTCGCCGCCCAAAGCGGCACGATCATGGCCTACGTCGGCGCATATACCGACCGCGGCAAAGGCATCCACATCTTCACCCTCGATCAGAACGACGGCGCCCTCCGCCCGTTCAAGATCCTCACCGGTCTCCCCAGCCCCTCGTCCCTCTACATCCATCCCAACCGTAGGTACCTGTACGCAGGCAACGAAATCTCCAACTTCATGGGCAATCGCGACGGTTCCGTCACCGCCGTCGCCATCGATCCCGCCACCGGCGACCTGAAGATCCTCAACGCCATCAGTTCCGGCGGACGCGGCCCGGCCCACGTCTCCGTCGACCCGACCGGAAAGTACGTCTTCACCGCCAACTACGGCGCAGGCACCGTCGGCGTCCTCTCCATCAACGACGATGGCTCGCTCGGCAAAGTCACCGATACCAAAACCATCTCTGGCCCGCTCGGCACGCAGCCCGCCACGGACGCACCTCCCGGCAGCTTTGCCATCTCCGGCCACGACGCGCCCCACGTCCATATGGCTCTCATGGACCCCCTCGGCCGCTTCCTCCTCGCGAGCGACCTCGGCACCGACCGCGTCTACATCTTCCGCCTCGACCCCGCCACCGGCACTCTCACGCCCAACACCCCCGAGTTCGTCCAGGCCACCAACGGCGCAGGCCCCCGCCACTTCGCGTTTCATCCCAACGGCCGCTTCCTGTTCGTCCTCAACGAAGAGGCCTCCACGATGAACGTGATGAAGTGGGACCCCGGCAGCGGCGAGGCCACCATTCAACAAACCATCTCCACGCTTCCCTCCGGTTACGAAGGCACTAACTATTCCTCCGAGATCGTCGCGACCCCCGACGGCCGCTTCGTCTACTGCGGGAACCGACTCCACGATACCGTTGCGATTTTCTCGGTCGATCCCTCCAACGGCTCAGCCAAGCTCGTCGATCTCGTCTGGACCCGGGGCAGTTACCCCCGTAACTTCGCCATCGACCCCACCGGCAATTACATGTACGTGCTCCATTCCCGCAGCGATAACATCACCACCTTCCGGGTGAATCGCAACACGGGCGGACTCAGCTTTACCGGAAAGTTCACTGGCGTCGGCAACCCGTCGGAGATCCGTTTCCTCCGCCTCTGA
- a CDS encoding helix-turn-helix transcriptional regulator: protein MSKDHLGEFEQIVLLAVARLRDDAYGAAVKREIESRTGRAVTIGALYATLDRLEAKRYVHSWFGDPTPERGGRAKRHFELRPAGAEALARSRDMMDRMWKGVRLDRA from the coding sequence ATGTCCAAGGACCACCTCGGCGAGTTCGAGCAGATCGTCCTGCTAGCCGTCGCCCGCCTCCGCGACGACGCTTACGGCGCTGCCGTCAAACGCGAGATCGAGTCCCGCACCGGGCGCGCCGTCACCATCGGCGCGCTCTACGCGACTCTCGATCGACTCGAGGCCAAGCGCTACGTCCACTCCTGGTTTGGCGACCCCACGCCCGAACGCGGCGGCCGCGCCAAACGCCACTTCGAGCTCCGTCCAGCCGGCGCCGAAGCCCTTGCCCGATCCCGCGACATGATGGATCGCATGTGGAAAGGCGTTCGTCTTGACCGCGCCTGA